The following are encoded in a window of Candidatus Gastranaerophilales bacterium genomic DNA:
- the pyrF gene encoding orotidine-5'-phosphate decarboxylase, giving the protein MDREKLPKDYLVLALDVDTIEEAAELVRELKDYVGMFKVGLQLYTSEGSDVIKMIQDEGAKVFFDGKFHDIPNTVAKASSTLVKKGVNTLTVHIKGGSKMLATTVKMVKETAKKYHFERPKILGVSILTSFGQRTLTEEIKVSLNIDEYALALSKMAKDAGLDGVLSASVDVASIKKTCGEDFIVMCPAVRPTWSVVNDQVRVITPADAIKAGFDYMIIGRPITSAPDRISAVNLILDEIEATLLKQDDERFI; this is encoded by the coding sequence ATGGATAGAGAAAAGTTACCAAAAGACTATTTGGTTTTGGCATTGGATGTTGATACTATAGAAGAAGCCGCCGAGCTTGTAAGAGAATTAAAAGATTATGTAGGAATGTTTAAAGTAGGGCTTCAGCTCTACACTTCCGAAGGTTCTGACGTTATCAAGATGATTCAGGATGAAGGGGCTAAAGTATTTTTTGACGGTAAATTCCATGATATCCCCAATACCGTGGCAAAAGCCAGCTCTACTCTTGTAAAAAAAGGCGTAAACACTTTGACCGTGCATATTAAAGGCGGTTCTAAAATGCTTGCGACAACAGTTAAAATGGTTAAAGAAACAGCTAAAAAATATCATTTTGAACGGCCTAAAATCCTTGGCGTGAGCATATTAACAAGTTTTGGACAAAGAACCTTGACAGAGGAAATAAAAGTCAGCCTTAATATAGATGAATACGCTCTGGCGCTGTCTAAAATGGCAAAGGATGCGGGTTTAGACGGTGTTTTGTCGGCTTCGGTTGATGTTGCGTCTATAAAGAAAACTTGCGGCGAAGACTTTATCGTTATGTGTCCTGCAGTGCGTCCGACCTGGTCGGTGGTCAATGACCAGGTAAGAGTTATAACTCCTGCCGATGCCATTAAAGCAGGCTTTGACTATATGATAATAGGTCGGCCTATTACTTCTGCGCCTGACAGAATTTCAGCGGTTAATTTAATTTTGGATGAAATAGAAGCTACCCTTCTAAAGCAAGATGATGAAAGATTTATTTAA
- a CDS encoding multidrug efflux SMR transporter has translation MILSWIYLLAASIFEVGWPVGLKMAEITNNKVLWIIFAIIAMTLSGVFLYFAQKHIPIGTAYAVWTGIGAACTFIIGVMFFQDSMSLIRLLGIALIISGVVCLKFGH, from the coding sequence ATGATTTTAAGCTGGATATATTTATTAGCGGCCTCAATATTTGAAGTGGGGTGGCCGGTTGGGCTTAAAATGGCGGAAATAACCAACAACAAAGTTTTATGGATTATATTTGCAATAATAGCAATGACATTAAGCGGAGTGTTTTTATATTTTGCGCAAAAACATATTCCGATAGGAACAGCTTATGCGGTTTGGACGGGAATAGGCGCTGCCTGTACATTTATAATCGGGGTAATGTTCTTTCAAGATTCAATGAGTTTAATACGTTTACTGGGAATAGCGCTTATAATAAGCGGCGTTGTATGCTTGAAATTTGGGCATTAA
- the trmD gene encoding tRNA (guanosine(37)-N1)-methyltransferase TrmD, giving the protein MRFDVITLFPQLIEGYFDFSIMKRAKDNDVLSINTVNPRDFSTSKHKKVDDTPYGGGAGMVLACEPFFGAYNSIEKVPNSKTILLTPQGKPFNHVKSLELAQYDQLIIFCGHYEGYDERIRENIECEEISIGDFVLTGGELPALCIIDSVMRQVEGALGKIESAHYDSFSDGLLEYPQYTKPFDYNGWTVPEVLISGNHKEIELWRRKQQFIKTGKNRPDLFAKFLMQKHSKQDSILLAEIEKED; this is encoded by the coding sequence ATGAGATTTGATGTAATAACACTTTTTCCTCAACTTATAGAAGGCTATTTTGATTTTAGTATAATGAAAAGGGCAAAAGACAATGATGTTCTGTCTATAAATACCGTTAACCCCAGAGATTTTTCAACATCCAAGCACAAAAAAGTCGATGACACGCCGTACGGAGGCGGGGCAGGCATGGTGCTTGCTTGTGAGCCGTTTTTCGGGGCATATAATTCTATAGAAAAAGTTCCTAACTCTAAAACAATTCTTTTAACCCCGCAGGGAAAGCCTTTTAACCATGTAAAATCGCTGGAGCTTGCGCAATATGACCAGCTAATTATTTTTTGCGGTCACTATGAAGGTTACGATGAGCGAATTCGTGAGAACATAGAGTGCGAAGAGATTTCCATAGGCGATTTTGTGCTTACGGGCGGCGAGCTTCCTGCTCTTTGCATTATAGATAGCGTGATGAGGCAGGTGGAAGGCGCTTTGGGCAAAATAGAATCCGCCCATTATGACAGTTTTTCAGATGGGCTTTTGGAGTATCCTCAGTATACCAAGCCTTTTGATTACAACGGTTGGACTGTGCCGGAAGTGTTGATATCAGGCAATCATAAAGAAATCGAGCTTTGGCGGAGAAAACAGCAGTTTATCAAAACCGGAAAAAACAGACCTGATTTATTCGCAAAATTTTTAATGCAAAAACATTCTAAACAAGATAGTATTTTATTAGCTGAGATTGAAAAAGAGGATTAG
- a CDS encoding DUF2817 domain-containing protein: MMKDLFKLKTAKSVNGKSIDLYLYESEKNNPLNILFVGVTHGEEPQGGFLISEFLEEIRRNKPSFKNHLYFLPCLNPDGKAVNKRGNANDVDLNRNFRTENWIETVFEDGLISGTCPQSEPETCFLTQIIEDYNFDVILSIHAPFRVVNFDGPAKKIAEEISKITNYPVQEDLGYPTPGSFGTFCGKEKNIPVITLELPDNETDENLWLQNQKVFYYLADLDTL; encoded by the coding sequence ATGATGAAAGATTTATTTAAGCTTAAAACGGCTAAATCAGTTAACGGAAAGTCAATCGATTTATATCTTTATGAATCAGAGAAGAATAACCCTTTAAACATTTTATTTGTGGGTGTTACCCATGGCGAAGAGCCGCAAGGCGGATTTTTGATATCAGAATTTTTGGAAGAGATACGCCGTAATAAGCCTTCATTTAAAAACCATCTTTATTTTCTCCCTTGTTTAAACCCTGACGGTAAAGCCGTCAATAAGCGCGGGAATGCGAATGATGTTGATTTAAACCGTAATTTTAGAACCGAAAATTGGATTGAAACAGTATTTGAGGACGGGCTTATATCGGGAACCTGCCCGCAAAGTGAGCCTGAAACTTGTTTTTTAACTCAAATTATCGAGGATTATAACTTTGATGTTATTTTAAGCATTCATGCGCCGTTTAGAGTGGTGAATTTTGACGGTCCTGCTAAAAAAATAGCGGAAGAAATTTCTAAAATTACAAACTATCCGGTTCAAGAAGACCTGGGATACCCGACACCGGGGAGTTTTGGGACTTTTTGCGGTAAAGAAAAAAATATTCCCGTGATTACACTGGAGCTTCCCGACAATGAAACCGATGAAAATCTTTGGCTGCAAAATCAAAAAGTTTTTTATTATCTTGCGGATTTAGATACACTCTAA
- a CDS encoding undecaprenyl-diphosphate phosphatase, which produces MDYFHSLIMGFMQGLTEFLPVSSSGHLVITSAIYKIFTGQEFTSTGQEEIFFDIMLHVGTLVAVVIYFRKDIKEIFEQFFVCLKKRDFKGNYLAQLPFYILAGTFVTGALIYPVKDMLEALTEKPDIVGLLIMCTGFILLLSEFISKKIPVKTDEVSLKKALLIGLAQGLAATPGISRSGSTIAAALALGVDRKTAGKFSFLLSIPIILLALFVHSMEMSGLNEIANFAWGPIIAGTVLAAVTGYFCIKYFIAFLSKFSLDIFAYYCLSVGLAAFVYFRFFA; this is translated from the coding sequence ATGGATTATTTTCATTCATTGATTATGGGGTTTATGCAGGGTTTGACGGAGTTTTTGCCTGTGAGCAGTTCGGGGCATCTTGTTATAACTTCTGCTATTTATAAGATTTTTACGGGTCAGGAGTTTACATCTACAGGGCAGGAGGAAATCTTTTTTGATATTATGCTGCATGTCGGAACTTTAGTGGCTGTTGTTATTTACTTTAGAAAAGATATTAAAGAAATTTTTGAGCAGTTTTTTGTATGCCTTAAAAAAAGAGATTTTAAAGGTAATTATCTTGCGCAGCTGCCGTTTTATATTTTGGCGGGTACTTTTGTAACAGGAGCTTTGATTTATCCTGTTAAGGATATGTTGGAAGCTTTGACCGAAAAGCCTGATATTGTGGGGCTGTTAATTATGTGTACAGGGTTCATTTTACTCTTGTCGGAATTTATATCAAAGAAAATCCCTGTTAAAACCGATGAGGTCAGTTTGAAAAAAGCATTGTTAATAGGCTTGGCTCAAGGTTTGGCAGCTACTCCGGGGATATCTCGTTCAGGCTCTACAATAGCTGCGGCGCTTGCCCTTGGTGTGGACAGAAAAACCGCCGGCAAATTTTCGTTTTTGCTTAGTATACCTATAATATTACTTGCTTTGTTCGTTCACTCCATGGAGATGTCAGGTCTTAACGAAATAGCAAATTTTGCATGGGGTCCGATTATAGCAGGTACTGTATTGGCTGCTGTAACAGGGTATTTTTGTATTAAATATTTTATAGCATTTTTAAGTAAGTTTTCACTCGATATTTTCGCTTATTACTGCTTAAGCGTGGGGTTGGCGGCTTTTGTTTATTTCAGGTTTTTTGCCTAG
- a CDS encoding S41 family peptidase, with product MKKNLPIYICLLSFVIFLSGCNTSFDVEVPRNKFLCEQKSEPACAKYLFLKSWVEIKEQSYGTNIDKQDWNYWRTRYLDKINNIQDAYVAIDTMVESLDDPYTRFLTKEEYEDQNENIDSSITGVGVVISSKDGKINVVDVIENSPALQNDLRKNDVIIKVDSTSVSGMDVRKVAEKIRGKENTKVELTLLRKDVSLVKNITRKKIDIKSVSHKMIGNVAYIKVSTFMSHNVAVEFVDALKNTANAKTVIIDLRGNQGGLLQNASFIASVFLPSGKIVSMKQKNGATEDLNVQKVFISDDRPVIVLINSSSASASEILAATLKEHQRAVLIGEKTYGKGLIQRITPLPSNTGINITIAKYLTPQGHDINKKGIEPDIKIDYTISDLKTGKDPQLDAAVKLAKKY from the coding sequence ATGAAAAAAAATCTTCCGATTTATATTTGCTTATTATCATTTGTAATATTTTTATCAGGCTGCAATACTTCTTTTGATGTCGAAGTTCCTAGAAATAAATTTTTGTGTGAGCAAAAATCAGAACCTGCTTGTGCAAAATATCTGTTTTTAAAAAGCTGGGTTGAAATAAAGGAACAGTCTTACGGTACAAATATTGATAAACAGGACTGGAACTACTGGAGAACCCGCTATCTTGATAAAATCAACAATATACAAGATGCCTATGTTGCAATAGATACAATGGTAGAGAGCCTTGATGACCCTTATACAAGGTTTTTAACAAAAGAAGAATATGAAGACCAAAATGAAAACATAGATTCCAGTATTACCGGCGTAGGTGTCGTGATTTCATCAAAGGACGGCAAAATCAACGTTGTTGATGTAATAGAAAATTCCCCTGCGCTGCAGAATGACTTAAGGAAAAATGATGTAATTATAAAAGTCGATAGTACTTCTGTCAGCGGAATGGATGTAAGAAAAGTCGCAGAAAAAATAAGAGGAAAAGAAAATACAAAGGTTGAATTAACTCTTTTGCGCAAAGATGTATCGTTGGTAAAAAATATTACACGAAAAAAAATAGATATAAAAAGTGTCAGCCACAAAATGATAGGCAATGTTGCATATATAAAAGTTTCAACCTTTATGAGCCACAACGTTGCAGTTGAATTTGTTGACGCACTGAAAAACACGGCTAATGCAAAAACCGTCATCATAGACCTTAGGGGTAATCAGGGCGGCTTATTGCAAAACGCTTCTTTTATAGCAAGTGTTTTTCTACCGTCAGGTAAAATAGTTTCAATGAAACAAAAAAACGGAGCAACTGAAGATTTAAATGTCCAAAAAGTTTTCATTTCAGATGACAGACCGGTCATTGTACTTATAAATTCTTCAAGCGCAAGCGCCAGTGAGATTTTGGCGGCAACTCTCAAAGAACACCAAAGGGCGGTACTTATAGGCGAAAAGACCTACGGCAAAGGCTTAATCCAGAGAATAACGCCGCTGCCGTCTAACACAGGGATTAATATCACAATAGCCAAATATCTTACTCCGCAAGGTCATGATATAAACAAAAAGGGTATCGAACCCGATATAAAAATTGATTATACTATCAGTGATTTAAAAACAGGCAAAGACCCTCAGCTTGATGCGGCTGTGAAGTTGGCTAAAAAATATTGA
- the map gene encoding type I methionyl aminopeptidase — protein MIHRKSRYQLQLMQQAGAIVAEAHDEIAAGIKPGVSTWELDEIAYNVVTRNKAFPTFKGYNGFPASICASVNEQVVHGIPSKDIILKDGDIISVDIGATFRGMVGDSARTHAVGSVSEEIKTLLKATNEALFAGIEKMSAGNYLEDVSGAIEDVALSYKLGIVRQYGGHGVGAKMHEDPFLFNYRTGNKGPLLKTGMVIAIEPMLNLGCDDVHTLADGWTVVTNDKKPSAHFEHTVAITDNGPLILTKRD, from the coding sequence ATGATACACAGAAAATCAAGATATCAGCTACAATTAATGCAGCAGGCAGGAGCCATCGTAGCAGAGGCTCATGACGAAATTGCCGCTGGAATAAAACCGGGAGTTTCCACATGGGAGCTTGATGAAATTGCCTACAACGTGGTTACACGAAACAAAGCTTTCCCAACTTTTAAGGGCTATAACGGCTTTCCCGCTTCAATTTGTGCTTCTGTAAACGAACAGGTCGTTCACGGTATCCCGTCTAAGGATATTATTTTAAAAGACGGCGATATAATCAGCGTTGATATCGGTGCGACATTCAGAGGAATGGTTGGCGACAGCGCAAGAACCCATGCAGTAGGCAGCGTATCAGAGGAAATAAAAACACTATTAAAAGCGACCAATGAAGCGCTTTTTGCAGGTATTGAAAAAATGTCTGCAGGAAATTATCTTGAAGATGTTTCAGGAGCGATAGAAGATGTTGCTTTATCATATAAGCTTGGTATTGTAAGACAATACGGCGGACACGGCGTAGGCGCTAAAATGCATGAAGACCCGTTTTTATTCAACTATAGAACAGGAAACAAAGGACCGTTGCTCAAAACAGGGATGGTAATAGCTATAGAACCAATGCTTAATTTAGGCTGCGATGATGTTCACACATTGGCTGACGGCTGGACAGTCGTAACAAATGACAAAAAACCTTCCGCCCATTTTGAACACACTGTTGCTATTACAGATAACGGGCCATTAATTTTAACTAAACGAGATTAA
- a CDS encoding redox-sensing transcriptional repressor Rex codes for MKKKNMSAKVINRLTLYHCILDDFVGKNIEFVSSPQIASLLKMDDSQVRKDIALLNNTGKCRVGYDTAELKNAIEKTLGFSKTKDAFIVGAGNLGMALAKYSNFSNYGLNTLALFDNDPLKIGLKVNNREVFGIAKLPNLAQRLNVEIAILTVPKEFAQETCDFLVSSDIKYIWNFTPTVLHAPDAVQIWNENLMGNFLQFTYNSD; via the coding sequence ATGAAAAAGAAAAACATGTCCGCTAAGGTTATAAACCGTTTAACCCTATACCATTGTATATTGGATGATTTTGTCGGTAAAAATATTGAATTTGTTTCCAGCCCGCAAATAGCATCGCTTTTAAAGATGGATGATTCACAAGTCCGCAAAGATATAGCACTCTTGAACAATACAGGTAAATGCAGGGTCGGTTACGATACAGCAGAATTAAAAAATGCCATAGAAAAAACGTTGGGGTTTTCCAAGACTAAAGATGCTTTTATAGTGGGAGCGGGTAATCTTGGTATGGCGCTTGCCAAGTACAGTAATTTTTCAAATTACGGGTTAAACACTCTGGCTTTATTTGATAATGACCCGCTTAAGATAGGTTTAAAGGTAAATAATAGAGAAGTCTTTGGCATTGCCAAGCTGCCTAATCTGGCACAAAGATTAAATGTTGAAATCGCTATTTTAACCGTGCCAAAAGAATTTGCACAGGAAACCTGCGACTTTTTGGTTTCTTCTGACATAAAATATATTTGGAATTTTACCCCGACTGTTTTGCATGCTCCCGATGCAGTACAAATTTGGAACGAAAACCTGATGGGTAACTTTTTGCAGTTTACCTATAACAGTGATTAA
- the recO gene encoding DNA repair protein RecO → MSKNYTTDAININSYNLSESDKIIVMYSKEHGIIRAVAKGVKKPKSKLSGRMDMLIANNLVLVKGRNLDIVSQAEVLHNFKNLRIDINKLSFSMYCAELVSVFGIENDFNSEIIYNLLVDTLEKINSTAGKSNILAHVLDFQMQLMDIVGYKIALNNCACCFKPYDKNFGFSMQGGGVICPSCGQNHAFSAEVIEVFKNPFDCQNLALLEKSFNILKDFISFHSQRKIKSLNFLECI, encoded by the coding sequence TTGTCTAAAAATTATACTACTGATGCAATTAATATCAATTCATATAATTTAAGTGAATCGGATAAAATAATTGTAATGTATTCTAAAGAACATGGTATTATTCGCGCAGTTGCCAAAGGGGTTAAAAAGCCCAAAAGCAAACTAAGCGGCAGAATGGATATGCTTATCGCCAATAATCTCGTTCTTGTAAAAGGCAGAAACCTTGATATTGTCTCTCAGGCAGAGGTTTTGCATAACTTTAAAAATTTAAGGATTGATATTAACAAACTGAGTTTCAGCATGTATTGTGCGGAATTGGTAAGCGTATTTGGTATCGAAAATGATTTTAACAGCGAAATTATTTATAACCTTCTTGTGGATACTTTAGAGAAAATAAATTCCACTGCCGGTAAAAGCAATATTTTAGCGCATGTATTGGATTTTCAAATGCAGCTTATGGATATTGTGGGGTATAAAATTGCCCTCAATAACTGCGCATGCTGCTTCAAACCTTATGATAAGAACTTTGGGTTTTCAATGCAAGGCGGCGGAGTGATTTGCCCAAGCTGCGGACAAAACCATGCTTTTTCTGCGGAAGTAATTGAGGTTTTTAAAAATCCATTTGACTGTCAGAATTTGGCTCTGCTTGAAAAAAGCTTCAATATTTTGAAAGACTTTATCTCCTTCCACTCACAGCGAAAGATTAAATCATTAAACTTTTTAGAGTGTATCTAA
- the adhE gene encoding bifunctional acetaldehyde-CoA/alcohol dehydrogenase translates to MAKEKTTKTAVVKDEPKPVVAVKKSVTTTEDLERLLDRVKKAQEKFATFSQEKVDKIFRAASLAANKARIPLAKMAAAETGMGIVEDKVIKNHFASEYIYNKYKDSKTCGVIEEDKVNGIKKVAEPIGVIAGVIPTTNPTSTAIFKSLICLKTRNALVFSPHPRAKKSTIEAARVVLEAAVKAGAPEDIIGWVDEPSVELSNQLMKHHSIDMILATGGPGMVKAAYSSGKPALGVGPGNTPAVIDETADVKMAVSSILLSKTFDNGMICASEQSVIAVKDVYEQVKEEFVYRGAYILNNKERQQIAKIMIIDGALNAKIVGQPAYKIAELAGIKVPEHTKILIGEVKDISLAEEFAHEKLSPVLAMYKAEDFEDATQKAYELVELGGQGHTSVLYTDERKQDRVKIFGRKLRTGRVLINQPASHGAIGDLYNFRLEPSLTLGCGSWGGNVVSENVGIKHLLNYKTIAERRENMLWFKVPPKVYFKRGATDLALRELKGKKRAFIVTDRFLFNSGAVYTITNVLEDIGMDFQIFFDVKPDPTLSTINEALQMVKTYEPDVIIAFGGGSPIDAAKIIWLMYEQPDTVFEDIAMRFLDIRKRICDIPELGKKAQLVAIPTTSGTGSEVTPFAVITDDKTHIKYPIADYALTPNMAIIDPNFVDSMPKGLCAASGIDALTHAIEAYVSALATNFTNSPALEAIKLIFRYLPRSYQNGAEDSVAREKMHYASTLAGMAFANSFLGLCHSMAHKLGAAFNLPHGIANALIINQIIRYNANDCPAKQCAFAQYKYPNAKKKYGQIVDNLDCGCMKEKTEDDKVEILLDMITRLKKDVSIPLSIKDAGVSEKDFHDKLDELVDLAFDDQCTGANPAYPLMSEIREIYIKAFEGIV, encoded by the coding sequence ATGGCTAAAGAAAAAACTACAAAAACAGCGGTAGTAAAAGACGAACCTAAGCCGGTTGTTGCAGTTAAAAAATCTGTTACAACAACAGAAGATTTGGAACGGCTTTTAGACAGAGTGAAAAAAGCACAAGAAAAATTTGCAACATTTTCACAAGAAAAAGTTGATAAGATATTCAGAGCAGCTTCCCTGGCGGCTAATAAGGCAAGAATCCCCCTTGCTAAAATGGCTGCGGCTGAAACAGGTATGGGGATAGTCGAAGATAAAGTTATAAAAAATCACTTTGCTTCAGAGTATATTTATAATAAATACAAAGACAGCAAAACCTGCGGTGTTATTGAAGAAGATAAAGTTAACGGGATTAAAAAAGTAGCTGAGCCTATCGGCGTTATAGCAGGGGTTATTCCTACTACCAATCCTACTTCTACAGCTATTTTTAAGTCATTAATTTGTTTGAAAACAAGAAACGCGCTTGTGTTTTCTCCGCACCCCCGTGCTAAAAAATCCACAATAGAAGCGGCAAGGGTTGTACTTGAAGCTGCCGTAAAAGCCGGCGCCCCCGAGGATATTATCGGCTGGGTAGATGAGCCAAGCGTAGAGCTTTCTAATCAGCTTATGAAGCATCACTCCATAGATATGATTTTAGCGACAGGCGGTCCCGGTATGGTTAAAGCAGCTTACTCTTCAGGCAAGCCCGCATTAGGCGTCGGACCGGGCAATACACCTGCTGTGATTGATGAAACAGCTGATGTAAAAATGGCGGTAAGTTCGATATTATTGTCTAAAACTTTTGATAACGGTATGATTTGTGCGTCCGAGCAGTCTGTAATTGCAGTAAAAGACGTGTATGAACAGGTAAAGGAAGAGTTTGTATACAGAGGGGCTTATATTTTAAATAATAAAGAACGTCAACAAATAGCCAAAATAATGATTATAGACGGCGCTTTAAATGCCAAAATCGTAGGTCAGCCTGCATATAAAATTGCAGAATTGGCAGGAATAAAAGTTCCCGAACATACCAAAATATTGATAGGTGAAGTAAAGGACATAAGTTTAGCAGAAGAGTTTGCACATGAAAAATTATCTCCTGTTTTAGCTATGTATAAGGCAGAAGATTTTGAAGACGCGACACAAAAAGCTTATGAACTTGTTGAGCTTGGAGGGCAAGGACATACTTCTGTTCTTTATACTGATGAGCGTAAACAGGACAGGGTTAAAATATTCGGCAGAAAACTCAGAACAGGCAGGGTACTGATTAACCAACCTGCTTCACACGGTGCTATAGGTGATTTGTATAACTTTAGACTGGAGCCTTCTTTAACATTAGGCTGCGGTTCCTGGGGTGGCAATGTAGTCAGTGAAAACGTCGGGATTAAGCACTTATTGAATTACAAGACTATAGCAGAAAGGAGAGAAAACATGCTTTGGTTTAAAGTTCCGCCAAAAGTTTACTTTAAAAGAGGAGCTACCGATTTAGCTCTTAGAGAATTAAAAGGTAAAAAGCGCGCATTTATAGTAACAGACAGATTCTTGTTTAATTCAGGAGCTGTATATACTATCACTAATGTGCTTGAAGATATAGGGATGGATTTTCAGATTTTCTTTGATGTTAAACCTGACCCTACTTTAAGTACAATTAATGAAGCCCTTCAAATGGTGAAAACTTATGAACCTGATGTAATTATAGCATTTGGCGGCGGTTCTCCTATTGATGCTGCAAAAATTATTTGGTTAATGTATGAGCAGCCTGATACTGTATTTGAAGATATAGCAATGAGATTTTTGGATATCAGAAAGAGGATTTGTGATATTCCCGAGCTTGGCAAAAAAGCTCAGCTTGTTGCAATCCCTACAACATCAGGTACAGGCAGCGAAGTTACACCGTTTGCTGTTATTACGGATGATAAAACCCATATCAAATACCCGATTGCAGATTATGCGTTGACACCTAATATGGCTATTATAGACCCTAATTTTGTTGACAGTATGCCAAAAGGACTTTGTGCGGCAAGCGGGATAGATGCGCTAACCCACGCTATTGAAGCTTATGTATCAGCTCTTGCGACAAACTTCACAAATTCTCCTGCACTGGAGGCAATTAAATTAATCTTCAGATATTTACCCCGTTCTTATCAAAACGGTGCGGAAGATTCTGTTGCAAGAGAAAAAATGCACTACGCTTCTACTTTGGCCGGTATGGCGTTTGCTAACTCATTCTTAGGGTTATGCCACTCTATGGCGCATAAACTGGGCGCGGCATTTAATTTGCCTCACGGTATTGCAAATGCACTGATTATTAATCAGATAATAAGATATAATGCTAACGATTGCCCTGCTAAGCAATGTGCTTTTGCTCAGTATAAATACCCTAATGCAAAGAAAAAATACGGTCAAATTGTAGATAATCTTGATTGTGGCTGTATGAAAGAGAAAACTGAAGATGATAAAGTGGAAATATTGCTTGATATGATTACCCGGTTGAAAAAGGATGTAAGCATTCCATTGTCTATTAAGGATGCGGGTGTATCAGAAAAAGACTTCCACGACAAATTGGATGAGCTTGTTGATTTGGCATTTGACGATCAATGTACGGGCGCTAACCCTGCTTATCCGCTAATGAGCGAAATCAGAGAGATTTATATCAAAGCCTTTGAAGGAATCGTGTAA
- the rimM gene encoding ribosome maturation factor RimM (Essential for efficient processing of 16S rRNA) — protein MSNDFVSIGKVLNFHGINGEFKVGYTNSKENQLKSLKTIYVKKDDRFSPLTVSNIRFHKGNAIIKFKEISSIDEVLEYKGGSLYTTIENVRKNLNEEEYLVDDLLNTEAYTTDGKYIGVVKYINQQPSSDLLTVKSPEGKEYLIPFVKDLVPELDLKNNKIFINAIEGLID, from the coding sequence ATGTCAAATGATTTTGTTTCTATAGGGAAGGTTTTGAACTTTCATGGGATAAACGGCGAGTTCAAAGTCGGATATACAAATTCTAAAGAAAATCAATTAAAGTCGCTCAAGACTATTTATGTTAAAAAGGACGACAGATTTAGCCCTTTAACTGTTTCAAATATCAGGTTTCATAAGGGAAATGCAATAATAAAGTTTAAAGAAATTTCCTCTATTGATGAAGTCCTTGAATACAAAGGCGGCAGCCTTTATACCACCATAGAAAATGTTCGAAAAAATCTCAATGAAGAAGAGTATTTGGTGGATGACCTGCTCAATACCGAGGCTTATACGACTGATGGCAAATATATAGGTGTAGTGAAATACATAAATCAGCAGCCCTCAAGTGATTTATTGACAGTGAAATCGCCTGAAGGCAAGGAATATCTGATACCTTTTGTTAAGGATTTAGTGCCTGAGCTTGATTTAAAAAATAATAAAATTTTTATAAACGCCATAGAAGGGTTGATTGATTAG